The genomic interval ACTTCTCACCTCTTTTGAAAGAGACAACACATGCAAGAATTTTATCGTAGTCGAATGCCACGTCAGACCAACCCttaaaaaaaactgtgaaaattcTTCTCCCTTACTTTGGAAATTGTTGCATGcgtttcttttccccaaagtaATAATGCATTGATCTCTTATATTTCTACTACTGGCTGAATGAAACTACTGTTACCTTCTTCCAAGCAGTGTAAATAACAAGAAACAGTCAACATGCAGCTGTTAAATGACAACAAAACTGATGCGCTTCATGGACAACACAGATGAGTAACAATGCCTGTGATTTCCCATGTTTCAAATGATTGAAAATCCCAGTGGAAAGGGTATGAGCCTCTGATTTCAAAAGACAGTAACTCACAAATATAATTGGGTTTCTCTTCTTccaattaaaaaagcaataaaatgcaaGACAATGAAGATTACCTGgtgtattttctttagaagcATCTGAAGTCAGGGTAGACAGAAGAGCTTCAGATTTAAACTTCTTTTCAGGAACATGATCTGTTGTACTATGGTGAGAAGATGGATTGTGTTTCCTttctaaatgaaacaaatggaGGGAACTTAAATGTAAAACCTTTTCAGCATGAAAGTCAAACTATAACTGGAGATAATAAAACAGCACTTTCGACTCATTCCCACCAGCAAAATCTTATTGTTTCATTCTTGCACTTCTTCTGAATAGATATTATTATCACTGCATTAcgcctttccccccacccccccgccaccaatgtttggagaaaaaagaagaaagttctgaactttttttttttctaatactaCTCAACAAAAAATACGGAAACATAAAACGTGGATGTGTTCTTAAGTCTCAAAGACTTACTCTCTACTGGAGTGTGAGAATGGGCGTGGTGGTTATTCACAGGCTGTGATGGTGTATCCAGCTCCAGAGACCCTAAGAGGGAGGTAAAAAGGATAGGAAAATTTCAGTCATCATTGccatggttttgatttttagatACTACATGAATCTTTATAATATTAACCAAATCACTATGcagttatatttattttaatcagaagGATTTTGGTAGAGTTGAAACCCTTCCTGTACTACAaccaggagctgctgagaagaacagttttaaaataaaaactggtgACTGCTGCTGTTCAACTGTCAAAATTAAGAAGTTAAAATCAAGGCCAATAAGGAGAACAAACAACAACATTGCGGTCAACATGCCACTTATTCAAATGAGTTGCACACAAGCCGGTGACGTTTGGAGAATGCTGTACCAAAAGTACTGACAATCTACAACAATATGAATTGAAAAGAAGATTGTACCAGGTAAACTGTGTTAGCAAGGCATCTTGTCACACTGAGTCAAAACACACAAGCACTAGGCAAGGCCTTTCAAGATGATCTAACATTCAACAGGAAGGGCTTCAGATCATTATCTAAATTTTCTTAACATTCAAAATACAGAGCAACAATccaaaggggggaaaaaaaaaaaaaagaaaaaaggcaggagaggCACAAATGCAAGTCTATGTCTAAGAATAACATTTCTTGTAATATGAGGCTAAACGATCGCAGCATAGGAGAGACTTTGACCATAAATTTCCATTAGAACAATATACAACAGTTTATGTATCAATCTTCGGCAAAAAGATTTTGAACTAGCTGCAATACCTACCAACTTACGTTTATACAATCCAAGAAAGTAATTCacattcattttgcaaaatctgTAGCTTCAACGTTTCTTTacctctttgtttttcagtgctttcaaaaaGTGCATGAGTGTATTacaaaagtttaaagaaaattattctagaTGAGGTTCAAAGCATAAGGAGATATTTCGGCCGAGCTAACATTAATCATGCTATGTACTAGTCCAAAGGCTGCCCTCTGGCGGAACCTCAACAATATGTATTTACtctgaaaggtaaaaatattaAGTGGCTTCTacttttcactttattaaaaaataaaataaataccttaAGTGTGCAAGGTGCAGTCTTGTACATTTCTATTTTGAGTTCTTGAAATTCCACCCATCTACCTACCTCACCTCGCCAAACACATACCTCAACTGAAGGTAGTATCACATCTTAAAACTGCAGCTGAGATACCAACTAAGATAAACTAGTCCTTTTCTGTAGTTCCTAGTTCATTAAAAGCACTTACTTTGCAGGTTTGTTTTTGTGCCTGTTATCTGTAATAGCAATTACAAgtaaaaaatccaaaacctCCCAGCTTTTATGACAAAGCCACACAAAGttcaaagaaagaatatttactTCTAATCTCCTCGAGTGATTTAAGTTACTTTTCACTATCCTTGGGTATGAGAACAGTCACCGCCTCTTAGCTCCATAATCACGATAGTTAAATCAACTTTGAAATTTATCATAATCACATTTGAACTTGATGTCTAAATGCCGATGCGTACAGAAAGGCCAAATTCTTCCACACCAAGCTGGCCAAAAAGCTGGCACATTACATTTTTGTTCACATTCTGAATACCAGCATTGCTATATTTGTTAAGCGTGCAGGTTTTTTACCCCAAATGCTTCTCCCTCACTACCCCATTACAAAACAACCCACTCtctcccctttaaaaaaagaaaaccactgaGTACCTAACTTTACTTGACATTCCAAACCTATAACTAAAATAATGACCTTCCGCAATTTGGTGGCAATCAATTCAAGTAAGAAATGGTACACTTTTAACTGGGTAGGTGGCAAGCTTAGGCTGAAGTACTTGTCTGAACACCTACAGTTATTAAAAACAGGTTTAAAGAATTCTGTATCTTACTGTAGCAATTGACAAGTGCAACAGTTGTGCGAAAAAAACATTACTCTAATTACTCACttgtatttttacttcattgGTAAAAATTGAGGTTGAAACTAAAATTTGAGAATCACTGACTGATGAAAAGCATGCGGGTTAAAACACAATTTTGAAACAAGTGGAAATACTGCCAGCCACTAACAAGTgtatgatattttaattttgcaaattgACAGAAAATCTGTCAAGTTCTTGAAGAAAATCATGCATACTTACGTCTCTCTAGTATTTCTGTAATTCCAGCATTATCTGCTTCAAGTTCCATTTTAAATTTAGCAAGTTCCTGGTCCAATTTTCTCAAATGACGGTCTACCTGTTTTTGAGACAAAGCAACAATAAATAGCATCCAGTTCTAGAACACGAATATCGACATACTTAATCTCAGGCTTGCTAAATATTTCCCTTCCAGCAATTCTCTGCCATGCCGCACTAAGCACGTATAAAAGCACGCAGAAGCATAACTTCTCAGTCACCTACATTTCCCCAACTCAGCAGAGATACTACAGTTAACACCAAAATAGCGCTGTTGCTCCTAAGCTGCGCAGTCAATCCCAGCACACAATAAGGCTGCATATTGGCTCAGCAGCTAGAAGCGCTCCCCTTACTGTAGGCTATGTTCCAAGACACAGCGTTAAGTATTTTGTTTGAGAAAACAGATTAagaggacttgggggtgttgtGGGTGCACGTatagaaaggagaggagaaagaacagTACCTGACGTGCACTTTAGAAGAAATTGGGCTGCATCGGGGAAACTGCAAGTTTACTGAATTGCAGTTTGTATGCCACTACACACGTCAGTAAACTTAAGTATTCAGCAAAAGGGTCTCTAAACTGAAAGTGTAAAGACTCCTGTGCATTGAGTAAACTGTGACATGCTCTTGGGTACTGAAAATTaccaaaaaaacacacacacgcCCCCGAACTTAATATAATGGAAAGAAACACTATGTTCCAAACACCTTCTTCATCTGTAGTCATACAGCAGAATTCTAAACTATTAAAAATTGAACAGGTTTTTGCAGTTACCAGATAACCAAAAGAGAAGAGTAAGTTCCAACTTTTGGAATTAACTTTTAGTTAACTGAAGTGAAACTAAAGCAGGCAAGACATATTTGTTTTAAGTCTACTATATTTTAGTGCAGTCTGACTTGCAGGTTCTATTCTctgagaaaatgtaaaataaatatacctaaaattaaaaaaacacatgcTATACGGAAAAGTAACTTGCTCATGgtctcttttcagaaaaaaataaatagaacaaCATCAACATGCATGAAAACCTTGtgatttctaaaattatttctgtatgttttgtatttaagtGACACTACTCAAAGCAACAAAATTCTCAAAGGTcagtaaaatattcagtatttctttcaccAGCAAAAATATCTCTATGTAGCTGACATAACAGTACAGGTAGCACAGTTGTGCTTACCAAAATGTTTAGAACTCCTCAGGGCATAAATTTAGGTAATTCGCCACAAGCCTTCTGTCCACTTACCAAATCATATATTTGATTAGCCAGCTGCACTTTTTCATCTGCATCTTCCAAGGCCTTATAATAATCCTGttataaagagatttttttttttttttaattatgaaagtACCTGAATTACTTTCATCAATTTAAGCTACTGTTATCCAGCACAAAATGTAAGTTTAAAGGAGAAATTCAAGTTGGTTTTCAGAAAGACTGTGAAACTCTACTGTAAACAACAATCAGCTGAATTTTATATAACAGATATTAAACATCAATTTATCGTTTGTGCCTTAGAAAAAGTCAAACTGAAAGATGTGGACACTTCCTCCTACAGTggtatttacatttctgtaagaaacgctacaagaaaggaaacagtcttggatttattttatattacacAGCATAACGTTATGGACTCAAAATGAGATGATGTCTTTTACTTCGTATGGATCTTTAAGACCACTGCAGATACTACTGCCCTTCAAAATGATGCTAAACAGTACTGTGAGGGGAGGCCTTCCTAGCACTGTAGTTAAATAATTATGTATatagtttaaattattttaaaatacatttctataaCTCGTATGTGTATTCTAAAGCTATCCCATTTTAAAGTCTGCTCTAACTAACGAAAAACCAcagacaaaactttttttattttaaaaagtatgtttaCACATGTTTTTACTCTAGTTTTAAACAGGTTTAAGTGCCTTTTCATTCTCCATTTCCACTGAACAGTATCTTGCTTAGGCGAAAACTACTTGAAATTTTGGTTCAACTAAAgtcaaaagcaaatttttcattttctccagtaAAGTAAGAGCTTTgacttcttcttttttaattaatacaaatagatttctgtatttaaaggaaaaaaagcccttggACAAGTAAGTGGCTGAAGTAGCAAGTGCAGGAGACTACAAAGGAGTTTCTCCTGACAAAATGATGGACTACCTTGCTAACAATACCACCACCAATGCCCGAGTGTTGAAGGATAAAACAGAACACATCCATCTTACTCCTCCCTCCCTAAAGCTACATATACCATAGGTGTAACACATACAAGGACATAGGCAGAATCACAGGAAATGCTGAAGCTAAGCTTGAAAAACATCCTCTAAAAGAAAGCCAATTAACATGCAACTTCGTGTCAcacaagcagaaacaaaaagtcTGAGCTCAGAATTTAGTACCTGGTTTCCTCACCATTTCAGgatcataatttttaaaatgccagcaAATACTGGGTAAAACTTGAGAGAAATGCTTGATCAAAGAAACCTTTCagtcatttttctcctcctagGTAGTTCTATCCATCTCTGTGAAAGCCCAAGGGAAGTCACAGTTCTGAATGCTTAAGTCTCCATCAATCATAAGCTATTTTTTCCTAAGGTTATcttcatttgcaaaagaaaaatgcaaccCACTCTTGTGATATCCTTACTTTTTTGATTGATGTCATTTGTTCTTCTCTCCattcaggtttgtttttctttgcgTTCATAAAAAATTCATTTACCCTCTGCTCAAGCTGATCCATTGCATCTGTAGCACAGGAgaagattaagaaaaatgttatcttCTCATGTACATAAACATTATGAAATaaggcagaatttttttcttaaacaaagtCGACAGGACTGAGGTGCAAACtatcagagaggaaaaaaaccaaaacaaccaaaacaaccaaGTGACAGTGGACAGAGGAGGGAAATATTTACCTTAATTTCCAAGGAGAATTGCATTCTGGTAGGATTCTCATCAGGGTTCTTGTGCTCTCCAGCATGGGACAGGCAGGACTCCAAGTTCTAAAGGTTTTTTGTCCCTAAGAGCAGTGGTAGTGACTTAAAGCACGACCCAAACTCCTCACCCAGGGCTCTAGACTGCTGACTTTGGAACATTCTAGCCAGTTACAAACTgagcaggaaacaaaatgttctcCTAAGAGAAACAgtcaaatacaaaaccaaataattgaaaaaattaGTGCCTCAAAAAGGTAGAGCAACTGAAGAGTCAAGTCACCGTCTAAGTCAAGGCCCTCTCCATCATATGCTAGGAAGGGTGAGGGCAAATTGAAAGCACTCACAAAgtcactccccccacccccacacaGTAGCACTAAGGGGTAAATGCACTGATGAAATACTATCTGGACAGGATTCTCACTTACAAGAAGTTGAGAAATATcctaagggaaaaaataaagccaccAATTCTCTAACATTAACTATcataaggaaggaaaatgtcaaCTAcaagttgttttgtttcattgtttaTTCAGTCAGGAACAGGgattcccttccctttccctccagcctccttcaaaaaaaaaaaaaaaaaaaaaaaaaaaaaaaaggcactgagtTTACTATTTCAACAGCTGGACACTTGTGCGTGCAACAGCTTGCATATTTCCAAAAACACACAGCTGCCTTAGTCAAACTAGCTTGGACAGCCTTGCTAGTCTCAGGATAGACGATAGTACTGAAAATTTTTTCAGCGATACTGTCCAGATAGCAGTTTCAAATTAAACGTGACAAGGCACCAACTACCTGCAGACTTCAGGCTCTGGATGTAAAACACTTAAGATACTTTCCAGAAACCACCATTAAAACTGGATCACATGATGGCCATCAACtcttacaaaaacaaacaaacaaacaaaaccccccaaacccccaaactaaacagaaaagcaaaacaaacaaaaaaccccacaccaaaacCAGTGAATTAACTAGTTCAAGAAACTCATGAATCCCCAAGTATGATTAACTCTTGAAATCCAATGAAGTCCAAAGGTTTTCTCACTCTGAAAATTCACAACTAGAACTAACTGTTCACATAAATAACCAAAAATCATTCACACTAAATGATCAAAAACATCCATCGATTTTCCCTATGCTAGGAACATCCAGCATCAAAACCAACAGTAACCCCACAACTGATGGGACAGAGCACAATTAATCCCAAGGCAGAACAGTTGTGACATAGGGTCACATCAACTTCACTTAGACCCAAACAAAGTAGTCAAACAGTTTTGGtgtaaaacagtttaaagaTGGGAGAATCTGTACAATGAGCATTTTCCACTTGCACTGTTGTTATTCAGGGGGAAGATGAAGAAGCCTGAGCAGCAAGCAAGCTGCACACACTTCATGTGGAGGCTTCTAAAAGCTTTGTTCTTTGACCAAAAGACTATAATTTGGTCCATAAAGCCAACAGACAAAATGTTCTATCTCCTGCTCCCAGAGTGCAGACAGCTACGTGATAATTATTCTAATGGCTCCAtagacatgaaaagaaaaaaaaaaaaatctttcctctttACTTTTTATTGAGGACAAATATCAGTCTGTGTGAAACTGCGTAAGGGAAAACTTCCACAGAAACCTGGTCTCTCCTGAAAGGGCAGAAATGGCAAAGGGGAATGCAGGTCAGATCtattaaattatatgaaaagTTTTCTCTGGTACACTCAAGTTCCTTcaccttttcttccctgcctaCCTTTTCAATCCAACTGTGATACTATATTCTGAGATACTAATTTCTTAGACAAGATTTCCCAAGAGAGTTGCCAGAAATTCTATTAGAAGAAAAGCCTTCTTCCAGAGCTTGACATTTTACCATGGAGGCCTGATAATCCATGATTTGAACTTAAAtagagaaacacattttatgCTCCACGTGGAGCTCAGCTAAAGGTCAAGAGTCAAGTCACAACCCAGATGGTCTTCACTTCTCCCACAGCCTTACCAGGACATACAGTAGGTAAAGCTGgtttattatttcttccaaCAACAAACAGCAGCACCTGACCCATTAGAAGTCCATGTGGTCCAAACAGGACAGAATATAAAGTCAACATTGACTCTGAAACACAGCAGGGCAGTTATCTCTGAGTTACACCTCATGTAGGTTTCTGGGGCAGCATTGCTCACCGAAGTACTATTTTCAAGTACTTCAGAGAATCATCACAGTAAGTCACTATGTCACAGCATGAGAACAACCTCCAGGTTTGCACGTAGCATTCAGCAGGCAGTCTGCCAACTGATGTTGAAGAGATGCTAGTCCAGAAGTTTCATAAATGTCTTTGGATGCTTTGTCACTCATTGTGCAAGAATTACGGAAGTACCAAGGTCCGAGATAATTTTTCTCTGGGCCTAAGGTTGGTTTTAGTATACAATATTCAGTGTTATTTGCTACTTCCAGTAATACAATATGGAGTGTTATTCACCACTTCCAGTTAAAGCAGAGGAAACGACACTACTGCAACCTTGGCAGTGCTAGTTGGCTCAGTTctgaaaaacacttcagaaaaactaCTAGCTTCTTTGCGTCCCTACTGAACAGAAGTAAAATCTGTGAACTTACTCAGAACTACCCAAGTCAGTGAGCTGCTCACTCCCTCTCCTGGTGCTCCCTAGCGACAGCTACTTCAGAGGTGTCATCTCCCATAAGGAGCCATTGCTCTGTTCCCACAACTTTACGAACTGAACCCAAGACAGCACttaggccaaaaaaaaaaaaaaattcttacagaCAGTTCAACATGTGTCGATGAAGCCTGTTAAACAGACCTGCTGGGTCCACTAATGCAAATGTCCAAGGGAAAGCCTGAGACCGTGCTTCAAAGTATTACAGGTTAAACCATTGTTTTCAAGAACTGTGCTCCCACGGCATTGCATTTTGTACTCCTGTATGGCATTCACTTCTTATTTCAACCCTTgctctttctctcattcttcTTTACAATAGTTTGACCCTTCTGTATTCAGGATTCATCTTTTGTGCACTAAGCTTCATTAACAAAGACCTTTGCATCACAGTTACAGATGAACGTATTAATTGTGTGTTAAATGACAGCAACGCCTAACTGGGTTTTACGGGACACCCAAGTCCCAGGTGAGAGACTACattagaaaagatgaaaaggcAGCGCTCCCTGAAAACGGCATAATGCAGGGTGTTATATCAGGATATAAGCAGAAATATAGGTTTACAAAGGAACCTGAAGCAGACCGCGCCTTTGGTTGCGCATCTGCTAGGGCACAAGAGGCTAACCAAGCAGCACCGTCACATACGCTAGTATgaggggagctggctggaaagTTTCAGAGACAGCATGCCGCTACCTGCTGACGGAGTGGGACATAACTCACGTTCCAACCCACCATCACTGCTCTTAGGGATCAAAAATCTGAAGAGTTTGGGACGTGCCACCGAAAATGCCTTTGGGAGCAGCACAAGCCCAGGAGCGAAACCCCTGCGACACCCTACTTGCGCCGAGAccggccggcgggcggcggccggggcggggaggtCGGGGGCCCGGGGCGCTGGGGGgcccgggggggtggggggggcccggggcgggcggcccggcggcGCCGGCTGACACGGCGCCAGGCGAGCGCGCCCCGCCCCTCGCTGCGTCCCGGCGGCTCCCCGCGCGGCGCCGGGCCTCCGCAGCGCCGCCTCCCGCAGCCGCAccagcgcccgccgccccgcaggAGACGACGCCAGACGCCCGGTGCCGACGAGacgcgcccggccccgcggcgctGCCGGAGAGCCGGGGCGCAGGGCGGGGAACCGGGGCGCCAACGCCCCGGGCCAgcgcgcggggcggcgcggggagcagagctgagcgGAGCCGCCCACCCAGGTCGGAgcgccccggcggcggcgccgctcggccccctccttccctcctccgcCTTCCCCCTGCCGCCTCCCCGGGCCGCCGGCCGGCGCCCtgcggcggggcgcggcggtGGAGCCGGtgcccgcggccgccccccgctggcggggcggggcggggcgggcgcgggggcgcggggagggggcgggcaGAGGCGGAGGGGGCGGGACTCACGTACTCTGCACCTGCAGGTCCATCTCGCGCATCTCGGTGAACCTGTCGCGCAGATCCATGGGAAGCTGCTCGATCACTGCGGGCACACGGaggggcgggggagcggggagagaagggagggagggaggaagtcAGTCAGTCAGCCACTCGCTCGCTCGCCGCCGTGGGGGAGGGGGGCGCCGCCTCTTCGCCGCGGCTTCCCCCCCCGGTTCCCCTCCACCGGCCGTGCCCGGCCGCCCGGCACCCCCGTCCCGCACACACTCACTCTCCAGATAGTCCTCCAGATACAGCATGGCGGCGGCCGGGCCAGCGCCAAGGGGCTTCTCGCTAACGGGGGCTCGTCCCTTCCAATATGGCGCCGCCGCCAACAACACCAGCGGCTCGACTCAGCGAAAACAACATTGGCGGCTGACGGCGCTCGCTCCGGCCGCGCCGCAATTGGCTGCCCGCGCCGCTGACGCGCGCCGCGGCTGGCGCTCTCCCGCGCGGCCTCACGGGAAATGTAGTCTGTGCGGCAGGAGGCGGCGGGAAACTACGAGTGCCGCCATGCACTGCGGCGGCCGCGCCGCAccgccccgcggggcgggggcggcccgggCTGAGGCgtcggctcggctcggctcggctgggctcggctctgCCCTGTCCCGCCGCTCCTCCCCGGTTCGGCCGGTCCCTGCTCCTGGAGGCCCGCCCGCCTCGCGGGATCCGTGCGGTTTTTGTGCGGGAGCCCGGTCGCAGCCCCCtgtcccccgccgccccggtgTGCCAGGCGAAGTTCGGACGTGCGGCTCCCGGCCCTTGTGAGGGACCCCGGCGGCCGAGGGCAAGACTGGcgaagagaaggggaaaaaaacttgcGCATACTTGATCAGACTTCatgcttttgcttgcttgtcCGTTATTTTAAATGCTCGCCAGCTGGTAATGGTGCgtaaaaagcacaagaaatgaCAAAACTAATGAAATCACTCTAATTCCTCTGTCTTCTCACGAGTGACCCGAGGTGAAACAAGCTGCTCTGTTCGGCATGCATCAGTAACGTTACAGGCAAACCAGAGCACCAGCTTCTGTGGGCTTTAGAACTGCTGCTCGGAGTAGAAAACAATAATTAGAAGATAGGAGTGATTGCCATCCAGTTACAGCACTTCTTacttaacttatttttaaatgtttggggCTGAGGCTTTTCACGCAGTTTCAATCCCCCAAATAGTTTATTCCATCACTGTTTTATCACTGTCGAATATTTATTGCTCTAATCATGGACTGATGGTTTTATCCAGATTCGCTTTTTGACTGGGGGAAGGAATTTTTAGGGCTTGCGTGATGTCAGGTGTAGGTACAGGAGCATAAGAATTGCAGTAGCAGAACAGGCTAGCTTTCTGCCGTGCCTTTTATCTCCCTTTTCATGTTCTCATCTGTGCCATATGCATCcaagcaaggaaagaaagtgtATGCTTAAGCCAAGTCTGAGTAAAAACCTGCGTGGGATGTTTTTGAGTGTCAGGACCAATGGAAAATGGCAttcttttctcatgttttaaGTTCATATATTGTGAGTAGTTAGCTAAGGATGACTGAATTTTGGGAAGTGAAGCATAAATTTTGTGTGTAGCCTTTATGAAGACTGATGTTAGCTATGTCTCAAATAGATCAGGTATAGcgaagcatcttttttttttttaattcccgTGTCATTACGCATGGAAAACAAAGGTATAACAATAACTATCAACCTTGCGAAAAAAAGTGCGGTGCCAAAGCAGTCACTTTCCATACTCGCTCCATCATTAGCCATGTAGTCTGTACTGCCAAAACAAGAAATATCAACTACTTCCATACATGCCAATGAACAGTTTTCAGACGGTTATTAAGCTCAGTTAGCCTTAGGTGAAAGAATCTGTATATTATTGGTCATACAGATCACTCTTTAATGTACGACTTCTGACACACTGGTGTAGGAATgataatatttttgaagttttctgtgaGAAATGGCTTGGACCCATTTTGTTATGCAGAAGACAAGATTGACCCTCCCTGGGAAGATAAATGCCTGCACTTTTATTGAAGTGAAAGGGTTTGATGCAGCCAGAGAACTTAGCCCATGCAAAAGCACCACAAAGTAATGACATCCTATATTCGTTAGGAGAAAAGCTAGGTGAATTTAGGGAAATCTGAATCGACGGGGTCACTTTCTTTTATGCTCAGTGGTggctttaatgctttt from Aquila chrysaetos chrysaetos chromosome 5, bAquChr1.4, whole genome shotgun sequence carries:
- the LOC115341595 gene encoding translation initiation factor IF-2-like, encoding MPLGAAQAQERNPCDTLLAPRPAGGRRPGRGGRGPGALGGPGGWGGPGAGGPAAPADTAPGERAPPLAASRRLPARRRASAAPPPAAAPAPAAPQETTPDARCRRDAPGPAALPESRGAGRGTGAPTPRASARGGAGSRAERSRPPRFTIMLFSMRSAHSCAWKRSISASFPARNAINGCYNISGTKECGI